In the genome of Sphingomonas naphthae, one region contains:
- a CDS encoding winged helix-turn-helix transcriptional regulator: MSETPDLKRIIQCGLTDAVEAIGERWSFLILRGAFNGLVHFEEFQQTLGIARNILANRLARLVEKGILDRSPSAEDRRRVNYRLTDKGEALLPVLVALRQWGHTWGEAPGCGPVLIDLRDGKPLRDMRVEAHDGRPVRIGDLSWFEPGPEAAVVDADAPGSSRPEPQEAQAAENHS, encoded by the coding sequence ATGAGCGAAACTCCTGATCTCAAACGGATCATCCAGTGCGGCCTGACGGACGCCGTCGAGGCGATCGGCGAACGCTGGTCCTTCCTGATCCTGCGCGGCGCCTTCAACGGGCTGGTCCATTTCGAGGAGTTCCAGCAGACGCTGGGGATCGCCCGCAACATCCTCGCCAATCGCCTCGCCCGGCTGGTGGAAAAGGGCATCCTCGATCGGTCGCCCAGCGCGGAGGATCGGCGGCGGGTGAATTACCGCCTGACCGACAAGGGCGAGGCTCTGCTGCCGGTGCTGGTGGCGCTGCGCCAATGGGGCCACACCTGGGGCGAGGCGCCCGGTTGCGGCCCGGTGCTGATCGATCTGCGCGACGGCAAGCCGCTGCGCGACATGCGCGTGGAGGCGCACGACGGGCGCCCGGTGCGGATCGGCGATCTCAGCTGGTTCGAGCCGGGGCCGGAAGCCGCCGTGGTGGATGCGGACGCGCCCGGATCATCGCGGCCCGAGCCCCAGGAGGCCCAGGCCGCCGAAAATCACTCGTAA
- the rpoZ gene encoding DNA-directed RNA polymerase subunit omega, translated as MARVTVEDCVDKIPNRFDLVLLAAQRARQISGGAELTIDRDRDKNPVVALREIAEETVTPSELQESVVGTLQRVQIDEDDAPDEIGSLAASAEALRLTAAAPPRNQNAGGDYE; from the coding sequence ATGGCGCGCGTCACTGTCGAAGATTGCGTCGACAAGATTCCCAACCGGTTCGATCTCGTCCTGCTCGCCGCCCAGCGCGCGCGGCAGATTTCGGGCGGCGCCGAACTGACCATCGATCGCGATCGCGACAAGAACCCGGTCGTCGCCCTGCGCGAGATCGCCGAAGAGACCGTGACCCCGTCCGAATTGCAGGAATCGGTCGTCGGCACGCTCCAGCGCGTCCAGATCGACGAAGACGATGCGCCGGACGAGATCGGCAGCCTGGCGGCCTCGGCCGAGGCGCTGCGCCTCACCGCCGCCGCCCCGCCGCGTAACCAGAACGCCGGCGGCGATTACGAGTGA
- a CDS encoding YihY/virulence factor BrkB family protein, translated as MATTQADPHGRRATSPIRLPWPAWKEIGARVWAKTGTDNISLLAAGVAFYAFLAMVPLFGAVVMTYGLVADPANVAKHMQTIIELVPADAAKLIYQQLIDVTTAAAGKKGLGLLIALVLSLYGATRAAGGIIMALNVIYEQPERRSFIWTTLLTFAITIGAVLVGIVGLVGASVLALIEPLTHFLGDGGAIVMTLLTWIVAGALASTAIGATYRFAPDRQDARWRWLSFGSLLATALWLVATVGFGFYASRFGDYNATYGSLGAVVVLLLWLYVSAYAILLGAEVNAETERQTAVDSTTGRPRPMGQRGATMADTVPPADGEPAPPRPDAPSFGTA; from the coding sequence ATGGCCACCACGCAGGCGGACCCGCACGGGCGGCGCGCGACCAGCCCGATCCGGTTGCCCTGGCCGGCCTGGAAGGAAATCGGCGCGCGCGTCTGGGCGAAGACCGGCACCGACAATATCAGCCTGCTGGCGGCCGGAGTCGCCTTCTATGCCTTCCTCGCAATGGTGCCGTTGTTCGGCGCGGTGGTGATGACCTACGGGCTGGTCGCCGATCCGGCCAATGTCGCCAAGCATATGCAGACCATCATCGAGCTGGTGCCCGCCGATGCCGCCAAGCTGATCTACCAGCAGCTGATCGACGTGACGACGGCGGCGGCGGGCAAGAAGGGCCTCGGCCTGCTGATCGCGCTGGTGCTGTCGCTCTACGGCGCGACGCGTGCGGCGGGCGGCATCATCATGGCGCTGAACGTGATCTACGAGCAGCCCGAGCGGCGCAGCTTCATCTGGACGACGTTGCTCACCTTCGCGATCACGATCGGCGCGGTGCTGGTGGGTATCGTCGGGCTGGTCGGCGCATCGGTGCTGGCGCTGATCGAGCCGCTGACGCATTTCCTGGGCGATGGAGGGGCGATCGTGATGACCCTGCTCACCTGGATCGTGGCAGGCGCGCTGGCCTCCACCGCGATCGGCGCCACCTACCGCTTCGCCCCCGACCGGCAGGATGCGCGTTGGCGCTGGCTTAGCTTCGGCTCGCTGCTGGCGACGGCCTTGTGGCTAGTGGCGACGGTCGGCTTCGGCTTCTATGCTTCGCGCTTCGGGGACTATAACGCGACCTATGGCTCGCTGGGCGCGGTCGTGGTGCTGCTGCTGTGGCTGTACGTCTCGGCCTATGCGATCCTGCTGGGCGCCGAGGTGAATGCCGAGACCGAACGGCAGACGGCGGTCGACAGCACCACCGGCCGCCCCCGCCCGATGGGCCAGCGCGGCGCGACGATGGCCGATACCGTCCCGCCGGCCGACGGCGAGCCCGCACCGCCGAGGCCGGATGCGCCGAGTTTCGGGACGGCTTGA
- a CDS encoding class I SAM-dependent methyltransferase, with translation MSSPSADRVLDRGDNRVAASGPLGTFFKGFLKNPVMVGSIIPSSKKLIDNMLGRVDWANTKVFVEYGPGVGTFCRPILERMAPDATLIAIDTNPDFISYLDTRITDSRFVPVLGSAADVGAILAERGHFHADYVLSGLPFSTLPPGVGDIIARETAEALRPGGCFLVYQFNPKVRDFLAPHFPRIDHAFELVNIPPAQLYWAWKD, from the coding sequence ATGAGTTCACCCTCCGCCGACCGAGTATTGGATCGGGGCGACAATCGCGTGGCGGCCTCCGGCCCGCTCGGCACCTTCTTCAAGGGCTTCCTGAAGAATCCGGTGATGGTGGGATCGATCATCCCATCCTCCAAGAAGCTGATCGACAACATGCTGGGTCGGGTCGATTGGGCGAACACCAAGGTGTTCGTCGAATATGGCCCCGGCGTCGGCACCTTCTGCCGGCCGATCCTCGAGCGGATGGCGCCCGACGCGACCCTGATCGCGATCGACACCAACCCCGATTTCATCAGCTACCTCGATACCCGGATCACCGATTCGCGCTTCGTGCCGGTGCTGGGATCGGCGGCGGACGTGGGCGCGATCCTGGCCGAGCGCGGCCATTTCCATGCGGATTATGTCCTGTCGGGCCTGCCCTTCTCGACCCTGCCGCCGGGCGTGGGCGACATCATCGCCCGCGAGACGGCCGAGGCGCTGCGGCCGGGCGGCTGCTTCCTCGTCTATCAGTTCAACCCCAAGGTGCGCGATTTCCTCGCCCCGCACTTCCCGCGCATTGACCATGCGTTCGAGCTGGTGAACATCCCGCCGGCGCAACTGTACTGGGCGTGGAAGGACTGA
- the yidD gene encoding membrane protein insertion efficiency factor YidD, with product MPRSRPNLPRRWRRWRGDAARIVSVAGSILIAIARGWQIGPSRILPPSCRYQPTCSAYAIDAVSRYGAGKGGLLAIRRLLRCHPWGGSGYDPIP from the coding sequence ATGCCGCGCTCTCGGCCGAACTTGCCAAGGCGCTGGCGAAGGTGGCGCGGTGACGCCGCTCGCATCGTGAGCGTCGCGGGCAGTATCCTGATCGCCATCGCGCGCGGGTGGCAGATCGGCCCGTCGCGCATCCTTCCCCCCTCCTGCCGCTATCAACCGACATGCTCGGCCTATGCGATCGATGCCGTATCGCGCTATGGAGCCGGCAAAGGGGGTCTGCTCGCCATCCGGCGGCTGTTGCGCTGCCATCCGTGGGGTGGCAGCGGTTATGATCCCATACCCTAG
- the rnpA gene encoding ribonuclease P protein component, translating to MPHEAIFRTIEARRDFLAANNGRRAAMPGFVLLVRDRADGDATMRLGLTVTRKIGGAVVRNRMKRRFRALARDLLPLHGRPGHDHVLIGRAGGVERDYAALSAELAKALAKVAR from the coding sequence ATGCCTCACGAGGCGATCTTCCGCACGATCGAGGCCCGCCGCGATTTCCTCGCGGCGAACAATGGCCGGCGCGCGGCGATGCCCGGCTTCGTGCTGCTCGTGCGCGACCGGGCCGATGGTGACGCCACCATGCGCCTCGGCCTCACCGTCACCCGCAAGATCGGCGGGGCGGTGGTGCGCAATCGCATGAAACGGCGCTTCCGCGCGCTCGCCCGCGATCTCCTGCCGCTCCACGGCCGTCCGGGCCACGATCATGTCCTGATCGGCCGGGCCGGCGGGGTCGAGCGCGACTATGCCGCGCTCTCGGCCGAACTTGCCAAGGCGCTGGCGAAGGTGGCGCGGTGA
- a CDS encoding GNAT family N-acetyltransferase, with the protein MADPAHATWVAERDGALLGYVHVGPCKLPHPDARPQHGEIYQLYVAGTAQGLGLGGALMAASLDHLAVARPGPLWLGVWSGNQRAQAVYAKLGFAKVGDYLFPVGGWTDEEFIFRRG; encoded by the coding sequence CTGGCCGACCCCGCCCACGCCACCTGGGTCGCCGAGCGCGACGGCGCGTTGCTGGGCTATGTCCATGTCGGCCCGTGCAAGCTGCCCCACCCCGATGCGCGGCCGCAGCATGGTGAAATCTATCAATTGTACGTCGCCGGCACCGCGCAGGGGCTCGGCCTCGGCGGGGCCCTGATGGCGGCGTCGCTGGATCATCTCGCGGTGGCGCGGCCCGGCCCGCTGTGGCTGGGCGTCTGGTCGGGCAACCAGCGCGCGCAGGCGGTGTATGCCAAGCTGGGGTTCGCCAAGGTCGGCGACTATCTCTTTCCGGTCGGCGGCTGGACCGATGAGGAGTTCATCTTCCGCCGGGGGTGA
- the yidC gene encoding membrane protein insertase YidC translates to MDNQRNLILALVLSFLVLLGWTLLSDRILPTATPPSTKIVDGKQVALPKPEAPIDSAAQIRDRAIVLGESPRVAIATPKLKGSISLKGARIDDLVLVTYGETIAKNSPPVRLLSPGGTADAYFAGFGWTGQGAALPGADTVWAADGATLAPGKPVTLSWNNGQGQLFRIRFDVDADYLFTVTQTVANAGAGAVGVKPYGLVSRIGHSKDADSWTMHTGPIATFDGVTDYGIDFSDLDKNPAGERRNSTGGWLGFGDKYWLTALIPDQKAAVEAGFRGADGRYQADLSRAVEVVAPRTQATAVTRLFAGAKEAHLLERYQDDLGIARLDRAIDWGWFVWFEKPIFYLLDWLFRMVGNFGVAIMCLTVVVRGLMFPIAQKQFKSMASMRVVQPKMKALQEKYKDDKPRLQQEMMQLYKDEKVNPLAGCLPIFLQIPVFYALYKVLMLSIEMRHQPFILWIKDLSAPDPLLVTNLFGLLPFTPPHMLALGVLPIILGITMYFQFKLNPQAMDETQRQIFSIMPWVLMFVMAGYAAGLVLYWCMSNTLTILQQKWLYSRHPGLKEPAKK, encoded by the coding sequence GTGGACAATCAGCGTAACCTGATCCTGGCGCTCGTGCTGTCGTTCCTCGTGCTGCTGGGCTGGACCCTGCTGTCCGACCGGATCCTGCCGACCGCCACCCCGCCCTCGACCAAGATCGTCGACGGCAAGCAGGTCGCGCTGCCCAAGCCCGAGGCGCCGATCGACAGCGCCGCCCAGATCCGCGACCGCGCGATCGTGCTGGGCGAGAGCCCGCGCGTCGCCATCGCCACCCCCAAGCTCAAGGGCTCGATCAGCCTGAAGGGCGCGCGGATCGACGATCTGGTGCTGGTGACCTATGGCGAGACCATCGCCAAGAATTCGCCGCCGGTGCGCCTGCTCTCGCCGGGCGGCACGGCGGATGCCTATTTCGCGGGCTTCGGCTGGACCGGCCAGGGCGCGGCGCTGCCGGGCGCTGACACCGTCTGGGCCGCCGACGGCGCAACGCTCGCGCCGGGCAAGCCGGTCACGCTCAGCTGGAACAACGGCCAGGGCCAGCTCTTCCGCATCCGCTTCGACGTCGATGCCGATTATCTGTTCACCGTCACCCAGACGGTCGCCAACGCCGGCGCCGGCGCTGTCGGCGTGAAGCCTTATGGCCTCGTCAGCCGGATCGGCCATTCCAAGGATGCCGACAGCTGGACGATGCACACCGGCCCGATCGCCACGTTCGACGGCGTGACCGATTACGGCATCGACTTCTCCGATCTCGACAAGAACCCGGCCGGCGAGCGCCGCAATTCGACCGGCGGCTGGCTCGGCTTCGGCGACAAATATTGGCTGACCGCGCTGATCCCCGATCAGAAGGCGGCGGTCGAGGCCGGTTTCCGGGGCGCCGACGGCCGCTATCAGGCCGATCTGTCGCGCGCCGTCGAGGTGGTCGCACCACGCACGCAGGCGACCGCCGTCACCCGGCTGTTCGCGGGCGCCAAGGAAGCCCATCTGCTCGAGCGCTATCAGGACGATCTCGGCATCGCCCGGCTCGATCGCGCGATCGACTGGGGCTGGTTCGTCTGGTTCGAAAAGCCGATCTTCTACCTGCTCGACTGGCTGTTCCGCATGGTCGGCAATTTCGGCGTGGCGATCATGTGCCTCACGGTCGTGGTGCGCGGCCTGATGTTCCCGATCGCGCAGAAGCAGTTCAAGTCGATGGCGTCGATGCGTGTCGTCCAGCCGAAAATGAAGGCGCTTCAGGAAAAGTATAAGGACGACAAGCCGCGTCTCCAGCAGGAGATGATGCAGCTCTACAAGGACGAGAAGGTCAATCCGCTCGCCGGCTGCCTGCCCATCTTCCTCCAGATCCCGGTGTTCTACGCGCTCTACAAGGTGCTGATGCTCTCGATCGAGATGCGCCACCAGCCCTTCATCCTGTGGATCAAGGATCTGTCCGCGCCCGATCCGTTGCTGGTGACCAACCTGTTCGGCCTGCTGCCCTTCACCCCGCCGCACATGCTGGCGCTGGGCGTGCTGCCGATCATCCTGGGCATCACCATGTATTTCCAGTTCAAGCTGAACCCGCAGGCGATGGACGAAACCCAGCGGCAGATCTTCTCGATCATGCCGTGGGTGCTGATGTTCGTGATGGCGGGCTATGCCGCCGGCCTGGTGCTCTACTGGTGCATGTCGAACACGCTCACCATCCTCCAGCAGAAATGGCTCTATTCGCGCCATCCGGGGCTGAAGGAGCCTGCCAAGAAATGA
- a CDS encoding RelA/SpoT family protein translates to MLRQYELVDRVLSYDPGADEALLNRAYVFSMQAHGSQKRASGDPYFSHPIEVAGILTDLRLDDETIATAILHDTIEDTVATQEQIEKSFGPSVARLVDGVTKLSKIEAQTESERAAENLRKFLLAMSGDIRVLLVKLADRLHNMRTLHHIPKPEKRRRIAKETMDIYAPLAERIGMYEFMKEMQTIAFREMEPEAYGSIQRRLEQLREGGGDRISKISSGLRLLLGRHGIKAEVEGREKHPYSIWRKMQKRHISFEQLSDVMAFRVIVDDVDQCYAALGHIHRRWPMVPGRFKDYISTPKGNGYRSLHTSVIHSDRRIEIQIRDKGMHAQAEYGLAAHWAYKSGERPDKEAGWITDLVELIEQAESPEELLENTRMAMYQDRIFAFTPTGELIQLPKNSSAVDFAYAVHTDLGDQTVGAKINGRVVPLRSTIENGDQVEILRSKAQEPQPEWTSFVVTPKARAAIRRFVRQKEKGETIALGRKFYDEIVHRLPAQLAPDALGHALKRLKLADEERLMEAIARRTVTDAQVMEALMPGAGSFADPQGLARPVPVQREAISMKGLTPGVAFKLAACCNPLPGDRIVGLRRPDEAVEVHVIDCPELTADNDGEWVDLAWGDGSDGGTARLAIIVKNEAGSLGVMASILGAHGANIVNLALYHRDRNFHTFHVSVEVRDVAHLTRLLAALRAADAVSRAERL, encoded by the coding sequence GTGTTGCGTCAATATGAATTGGTCGATCGGGTTCTCAGCTACGATCCGGGGGCCGACGAAGCCCTCCTCAACCGCGCCTACGTCTTTTCGATGCAGGCGCACGGCTCCCAGAAACGGGCGTCGGGCGACCCCTATTTCAGCCACCCGATCGAGGTGGCGGGCATCCTGACCGACCTGCGCCTCGACGACGAGACGATCGCGACCGCCATCCTGCACGACACGATCGAGGACACGGTCGCCACGCAGGAGCAGATCGAGAAGAGCTTCGGCCCCAGCGTCGCGCGGCTGGTCGATGGGGTCACCAAACTCTCCAAGATCGAGGCGCAGACCGAGAGCGAGCGCGCCGCCGAGAATCTCCGCAAGTTCCTGCTCGCCATGTCGGGCGATATCCGCGTGCTGCTGGTGAAGCTGGCCGACCGGCTGCACAATATGCGGACGCTGCACCATATCCCCAAGCCCGAGAAGCGCCGTCGCATCGCCAAGGAGACGATGGACATCTACGCGCCGCTCGCCGAGCGGATCGGCATGTACGAATTCATGAAGGAGATGCAGACCATCGCCTTCCGCGAGATGGAGCCGGAGGCCTATGGCTCGATCCAGCGCCGTCTGGAGCAGTTGCGCGAAGGCGGCGGCGATCGCATTTCCAAGATCAGCTCCGGCTTGCGCCTGCTGCTCGGCCGCCACGGCATCAAGGCCGAGGTGGAGGGGCGCGAGAAGCATCCTTATTCGATCTGGCGCAAGATGCAGAAGCGCCACATCAGCTTCGAGCAATTGTCCGACGTGATGGCGTTCCGCGTGATCGTGGACGATGTGGACCAATGCTATGCCGCGCTGGGCCATATCCACCGCCGCTGGCCGATGGTGCCGGGGCGGTTCAAGGATTATATCTCGACGCCCAAGGGCAATGGCTATCGATCGCTCCACACGTCGGTGATCCATTCCGATCGCCGCATCGAAATCCAGATCCGCGACAAGGGGATGCACGCGCAGGCCGAATATGGCCTCGCCGCGCACTGGGCCTACAAATCGGGCGAGCGGCCCGACAAGGAAGCCGGCTGGATCACCGATCTGGTCGAGCTGATCGAGCAGGCCGAAAGCCCCGAAGAGCTGCTCGAGAATACGCGGATGGCGATGTACCAGGATCGCATCTTCGCCTTCACGCCGACGGGCGAACTGATCCAGCTGCCGAAAAACAGCAGCGCGGTGGATTTCGCCTACGCCGTCCACACCGATCTGGGCGACCAGACGGTGGGCGCCAAGATCAACGGCCGGGTGGTGCCGCTGCGATCGACGATCGAGAATGGCGATCAGGTGGAGATCTTGCGCTCCAAGGCGCAGGAGCCGCAGCCCGAGTGGACCAGCTTCGTCGTCACCCCCAAGGCGCGCGCCGCGATCCGCCGCTTCGTCCGCCAGAAGGAGAAGGGCGAGACGATCGCGCTGGGGCGCAAATTCTACGACGAGATCGTCCACCGCCTGCCGGCACAGCTCGCCCCCGACGCGCTCGGCCATGCGCTGAAGCGGCTGAAACTGGCCGACGAGGAAAGGCTGATGGAGGCGATCGCCAGGCGCACCGTGACCGACGCGCAGGTGATGGAGGCGCTGATGCCGGGCGCGGGCAGCTTCGCCGATCCGCAGGGGCTGGCGCGCCCGGTGCCGGTGCAGCGCGAGGCGATCTCGATGAAGGGCCTCACGCCCGGCGTCGCGTTCAAGCTGGCGGCCTGCTGCAATCCGCTGCCGGGCGATCGCATCGTCGGGCTGCGCCGCCCCGACGAGGCGGTCGAGGTGCATGTGATCGACTGCCCCGAGCTGACGGCGGACAATGACGGCGAATGGGTCGATCTGGCGTGGGGCGACGGATCGGACGGCGGCACCGCGCGGCTGGCGATCATCGTGAAGAACGAGGCGGGGTCGCTGGGCGTGATGGCCTCGATCCTGGGCGCGCACGGCGCCAACATCGTCAATCTGGCGCTCTATCATCGCGACCGGAACTTCCACACCTTCCACGTCTCGGTCGAGGTGCGCGACGTGGCGCATCTGACGCGGCTGCTGGCGGCGCTCCGCGCGGCCGACGCGGTTTCGCGGGCGGAGCGGTTGTAA
- the yihA gene encoding ribosome biogenesis GTP-binding protein YihA/YsxC has product MTDDGQDIADAEALAERIEAARKLFAGPVGFVKSAPGLQFLPEPIAPEVAFAGRSNVGKSSLLNALTGRNGLARTSNTPGRTQELNFFDVGPDNELPVFRLIDMPGYGFAKAPKDMVRKWKFLVNDYLRGRAVLKRVLVLIDSRHGVKDVDREIMVMLDKAAVSYRLVLTKADKIKASELVAATEATAAEARKHVAAHPEILATSSEKGMGIPELRAAVLEAIG; this is encoded by the coding sequence ATGACCGACGACGGGCAGGACATCGCCGACGCCGAGGCGCTGGCGGAGCGGATCGAGGCGGCGCGCAAGCTGTTCGCCGGGCCGGTCGGCTTCGTGAAATCGGCGCCGGGCCTGCAATTCCTGCCCGAGCCGATCGCGCCGGAGGTGGCGTTCGCCGGCCGATCGAACGTGGGCAAATCCTCGCTGCTGAACGCGCTGACCGGGCGCAACGGGCTGGCGCGCACGTCGAACACGCCGGGCCGCACGCAGGAGTTGAACTTCTTCGACGTGGGGCCGGATAACGAATTGCCCGTGTTCCGGTTGATCGACATGCCCGGCTACGGCTTCGCCAAGGCGCCCAAGGACATGGTCCGCAAATGGAAGTTCCTCGTGAACGACTATCTGCGCGGCCGCGCCGTGCTGAAACGGGTGCTGGTGCTGATCGACAGCCGCCACGGCGTGAAGGATGTCGATCGCGAGATCATGGTGATGCTCGACAAGGCCGCCGTCTCCTATCGCCTGGTGCTCACCAAGGCCGACAAGATCAAGGCGAGCGAGCTGGTCGCGGCGACCGAGGCGACCGCCGCCGAAGCGCGCAAGCATGTCGCGGCGCACCCTGAGATCCTCGCCACGTCGTCGGAAAAGGGCATGGGCATTCCCGAGCTGCGCGCCGCCGTGCTGGAGGCGATCGGCTGA
- a CDS encoding phospholipase D-like domain-containing protein, translating into MATLLKTPEPATPDRETAIDPHGTYTIAGNRIRILERGEDRLKALLGLIVDAKRSLRLLFYIYADDRAGAQVRDALIAAAERGVHVSLMVDGFGSAAGDRFFAPLEAAGAEVCRFSPRFGRRYLLRNHQKLALADEARVIVGGFNVEDDYFGRGDAWRDLGLLIEGHTVSRLARYYDALVRWASQPKGKLRDLGRLINRWSEKEGQVRWLLGGPTKRLSPWARALRTDLARGKRIDLIVAYFTPSVSILRRIRRARKRGGEVRLVTAAKSDNQATIAAARFLYPRLLRNGVRIYEYLAAKLHTKLFVIDDVVHVGSANFDIRSLFLNMEIMLRIDDPTFAAAMRAYIDGEVAESHEMTLDEMEDSGWLTRIRRAMAYFVVAILDGNITRRLNFGPDGK; encoded by the coding sequence ATGGCCACGCTGTTGAAGACTCCCGAACCCGCCACCCCCGATCGCGAAACCGCGATCGATCCGCACGGCACCTACACCATCGCCGGCAACCGCATTCGTATCCTCGAACGCGGCGAGGATCGGCTGAAGGCGCTGCTGGGGCTGATCGTTGACGCCAAGCGATCGCTGCGCCTGCTGTTCTACATCTACGCCGACGATCGCGCGGGCGCGCAGGTGCGCGACGCGCTGATCGCGGCGGCCGAACGCGGCGTCCACGTCTCGCTGATGGTCGACGGGTTCGGCAGCGCGGCGGGCGACCGCTTCTTCGCGCCGCTGGAGGCGGCGGGCGCCGAGGTTTGCCGCTTCAGCCCGCGCTTCGGCCGCCGCTATCTGCTGCGCAATCACCAGAAACTCGCGCTGGCCGACGAGGCGCGGGTGATCGTCGGCGGGTTCAACGTGGAGGACGATTATTTCGGCCGGGGCGATGCGTGGCGCGATCTGGGGCTGCTGATCGAGGGCCACACTGTCTCGCGGCTCGCCCGTTATTATGACGCGCTGGTGCGCTGGGCGAGCCAGCCCAAGGGCAAGTTGCGCGATCTCGGCCGCCTCATCAACCGCTGGAGCGAGAAGGAGGGGCAGGTCCGCTGGCTGCTCGGCGGCCCCACCAAGCGGCTGAGCCCCTGGGCGCGCGCGCTGCGCACCGATCTGGCGCGCGGCAAGCGGATCGACCTGATCGTCGCTTACTTCACCCCCAGCGTCTCGATCCTCCGCCGCATCCGCCGCGCCCGCAAGCGCGGCGGCGAGGTTCGGCTGGTGACGGCGGCCAAGTCCGACAATCAGGCCACGATCGCCGCCGCCCGCTTCCTCTACCCGCGCCTGCTGCGCAACGGGGTGCGCATCTACGAATATCTCGCCGCCAAGCTGCATACGAAGCTGTTCGTGATCGACGACGTGGTCCACGTCGGCTCGGCCAATTTCGACATCCGCTCGCTGTTCCTCAACATGGAGATCATGCTGCGGATCGACGACCCGACCTTCGCGGCCGCGATGCGCGCGTACATCGACGGCGAGGTCGCGGAGTCGCACGAGATGACCTTGGACGAGATGGAGGATTCCGGCTGGCTCACCCGCATCCGCCGGGCGATGGCCTATTTCGTGGTGGCGATCCTCGACGGGAATATCACCCGGCGGCTGAACTTCGGGCCTGATGGGAAATAG